One Methylophilus sp. TWE2 DNA segment encodes these proteins:
- a CDS encoding CynX/NimT family MFS transporter, producing MPGNKASFSRAEWGLIVAIVLVAISLRPGIVSMGPALPAIIDTFQLTHAMASMMTAIPDVLMGALALPTPWLVRRFGVNRVLMLALGILSIAMIVRAYAANSTVLMTATVGVGAGIAVAGAMFAGIAKASFANHAAFIMGVYATALSLGSTLSAGFTGWILQSAGWRLATGVWAIFGLIAIVAWWWVIRKSITTRRLSAVPSMTAIPQSRLPLRTPVAWLIALFFACVNFLFYSILTWTASMYQERGMSAAEAGAVLASFTFCFMLASPIVGMYSRDIDRRGWLAGCALLSTIGLVGIATPGTLAWLWVPLAALGLGGAFTLAMTLPLDHTHSPDAANRWNAFVLTIGYLIAATGPFIMGWMRDISGHFTGAYQLLVVVSLLMLALATKLKPPVH from the coding sequence ATGCCAGGCAATAAAGCAAGTTTTTCCAGGGCCGAATGGGGATTGATTGTAGCCATTGTATTGGTGGCGATCAGCCTGCGACCAGGGATTGTCTCTATGGGGCCGGCCTTGCCTGCCATCATAGACACCTTCCAGTTAACCCATGCCATGGCCTCGATGATGACGGCGATCCCTGATGTCTTGATGGGCGCATTAGCCTTGCCTACCCCCTGGCTGGTGCGCCGCTTTGGTGTGAACAGAGTGCTGATGCTGGCGCTGGGTATCTTGAGTATTGCGATGATCGTGAGAGCTTATGCAGCCAACAGTACTGTCCTGATGACGGCAACGGTAGGCGTGGGTGCAGGCATTGCGGTGGCGGGTGCCATGTTTGCCGGTATCGCCAAGGCCAGTTTTGCCAATCACGCGGCTTTCATCATGGGGGTGTATGCCACAGCCCTATCTTTAGGGAGTACGTTGTCAGCCGGATTCACCGGCTGGATATTGCAATCGGCAGGCTGGCGGCTGGCCACTGGTGTCTGGGCGATTTTTGGCCTGATTGCAATCGTCGCCTGGTGGTGGGTGATACGGAAATCAATCACAACCAGGCGACTTTCTGCAGTGCCATCTATGACAGCAATTCCTCAATCACGATTGCCATTGCGCACGCCAGTGGCATGGCTGATTGCGTTATTCTTTGCCTGTGTCAATTTCCTGTTTTATTCCATCCTGACCTGGACCGCTAGCATGTACCAGGAGCGGGGGATGTCTGCCGCTGAGGCGGGAGCTGTCCTGGCCAGTTTCACTTTTTGTTTCATGCTCGCCAGCCCCATTGTGGGCATGTATAGCCGAGATATCGACAGGCGAGGTTGGCTGGCAGGCTGTGCATTATTGTCTACCATAGGCCTGGTTGGCATTGCCACTCCTGGGACATTGGCTTGGCTATGGGTACCATTGGCAGCGCTTGGCCTGGGCGGCGCATTTACGCTGGCAATGACCTTGCCGCTAGATCATACGCATAGCCCCGACGCGGCAAATCGCTGGAATGCCTTTGTGCTCACCATTGGCTATCTGATTGCGGCGACCGGGCCGTTTATCATGGGATGGATGCGGGATATCAGCGGCCACTTTACTGGCGCATACCAATTACTGGTGGTGGTTTCTTTATTGATGTTGGCGTTGGCCACAAAGTTAAAACCGCCGGTGCATTGA
- a CDS encoding EAL domain-containing protein translates to MKLVPILWLIRWLLTLVTLAGPAISFASETITVQLKWRHQFQFAGYYAAVEQGYYREEGLNVRLVEASKNLSPLQQVLSGQADYGIGDADILVSRISGKPVVALAAIFQHSPGVLLSLKQSNIQTPADLIGKRVMLSSNGQGVYQFKAMLLKQHLDIRQMTIVPHTWRLQDLIEGKVDVVSAYAMDEPGQLQQMGYEPSVISNQPYGVDFYGDVLFTSEQEISEHPERVQAFWRATKKGWMYAFKHQSEMAELIANMPGVTTRGLNKQMLLHEANVMLPYVLTDLVPLGHMNEERWNSIAQTLADLGLVPQQYSLEGFLYQDDMLVKRPYMVWLLRGIFILLLVLGATFVWNVQIRRQVIQRTQALQNEIDRRTQAEYLLKVAGSVAKIGGWVIDLKTNLIHWSDEVAALHDMPPGYSPTVEEGMSMFVPESQPIMASALKACMEAGVSYDLELEKITATGRRFWVRAMGQPVRDNAGNIIKLQGSLQDITTHKQLAAIKEGQDRIQAMMLADISLSEILHTAVLLIEHQFPDACCAILLLDQEGSHLRHTASARLPAAYAQAIDRMQLGSCGIAALTEGRVVAEDISEHPLWDQCYELASMHGLRACWSMPVLSRSRRVLGVLAMYRQQRHVPRLAELDFVDSYAQILGLAIEREQSDEQLHLLQSGVSRLNDVVMITEAPMHAPMQQKIVFLNEAFARITGVPVKQLQGTSPFELFQEATPGRELERIKSAFLQMQPIKTEVVAINQEGVGISLEMDALPLHDKGGLVTHWVAVLRDITQRKQADAQIRQLAYYDTMTGLPNRLLLQDKLSSHVRKAMRKQVGGALLFIDIDNFKTLNDTYGHDVGDALLVEVAKRIRQSVRRLDTVSRLGGDEFVVVLDSLHYDSAQAEKQARRVCEKIMAAFKKPFKLKHYQHYTTPSIGVVLFDPEHLSQTDELLRRADLAMYKAKEAGRNGFRFFDAQMETELRQRVALEADLHAAIEKQEFTLHFQPQYNQAHEIVGAEALVRWQHPERGLIMPGQFISLAESSGQIGELGHWVLKEACKMLQRWSTHPQLRHLVLSVNVSPKQYLQPAFVAEIQQMLVETGISPQRLKLELTESMLVDKVEDIIAKMAALRELGICFSLDDFGTGYSSLSYLKRFPFDQLKIDQSFVRDMLNGHDHESIVNAIISLGQSLQLEILAEGVETEAQLNVLKDLGCEIFQGYYFTQPLSLEAFEVWISQPINSAKHTATA, encoded by the coding sequence ATGAAGCTTGTTCCCATCCTGTGGTTGATCAGATGGCTGCTGACACTTGTCACGCTGGCCGGACCAGCCATCTCCTTCGCTTCGGAAACGATTACCGTACAACTCAAATGGCGCCACCAGTTCCAGTTTGCGGGTTATTATGCAGCGGTTGAGCAGGGCTATTATCGTGAAGAAGGGTTGAATGTCCGGCTCGTAGAAGCTAGCAAGAACCTGTCACCGTTGCAGCAAGTACTGTCAGGGCAGGCCGACTACGGTATTGGTGATGCAGATATACTGGTGTCGCGCATTTCCGGTAAGCCGGTGGTGGCCTTGGCCGCCATTTTTCAACACTCTCCAGGCGTATTACTCAGCCTGAAGCAAAGTAATATTCAAACGCCCGCAGATCTCATAGGTAAGCGTGTCATGCTGTCCAGTAATGGGCAGGGCGTATATCAATTCAAGGCCATGTTGTTGAAACAGCATCTGGATATCCGCCAGATGACCATTGTGCCGCATACCTGGCGCCTGCAAGACCTGATCGAGGGCAAGGTAGATGTGGTCTCTGCCTATGCCATGGATGAACCTGGGCAGTTGCAGCAAATGGGCTATGAACCCTCTGTGATCAGCAATCAGCCCTATGGCGTAGATTTTTATGGCGATGTGCTGTTTACCAGCGAGCAAGAAATTTCAGAGCATCCTGAGCGGGTACAGGCCTTTTGGCGGGCAACCAAAAAAGGCTGGATGTATGCCTTCAAGCATCAGTCAGAAATGGCGGAGTTGATTGCAAACATGCCTGGTGTCACCACGCGTGGCCTCAATAAACAAATGTTGTTACATGAGGCTAACGTGATGTTGCCTTATGTGCTCACCGATCTGGTCCCTTTGGGGCATATGAATGAAGAGCGCTGGAACAGCATTGCACAGACCCTGGCTGATCTGGGCCTGGTACCGCAACAGTATAGCTTGGAAGGATTTCTGTATCAGGATGATATGCTGGTCAAGCGGCCATACATGGTCTGGCTGTTGCGCGGTATTTTTATCCTGCTGCTAGTGCTGGGGGCTACCTTCGTCTGGAACGTGCAGATACGGCGACAGGTCATCCAGCGTACCCAGGCCTTACAAAACGAGATTGATAGGCGTACCCAGGCTGAATATTTGTTAAAAGTGGCGGGTAGTGTGGCAAAAATCGGTGGTTGGGTCATTGACCTGAAAACCAACCTTATTCATTGGTCTGATGAAGTGGCTGCTTTGCACGATATGCCGCCTGGATACTCGCCTACCGTTGAGGAGGGGATGAGTATGTTTGTGCCCGAGTCGCAACCGATCATGGCCAGTGCGCTCAAGGCATGTATGGAGGCCGGGGTGTCATATGATCTGGAATTAGAGAAAATCACTGCCACCGGTCGCCGGTTTTGGGTACGTGCCATGGGGCAGCCTGTACGTGACAATGCCGGCAATATTATCAAGCTGCAAGGATCCCTGCAGGATATTACTACGCATAAGCAACTGGCAGCGATCAAGGAAGGGCAGGATAGGATCCAGGCCATGATGTTGGCAGATATTTCCTTATCTGAGATTCTGCATACAGCGGTGTTGCTGATTGAACATCAATTCCCGGATGCCTGCTGTGCCATATTATTGCTCGATCAGGAAGGCTCGCATTTGCGGCATACAGCCTCCGCCAGATTGCCTGCTGCCTATGCGCAAGCCATTGATCGTATGCAGTTGGGCAGTTGCGGCATTGCAGCATTGACAGAGGGTAGAGTCGTGGCTGAAGACATCAGTGAGCACCCACTCTGGGATCAGTGCTATGAACTCGCCAGCATGCACGGTTTACGTGCATGCTGGAGTATGCCTGTCTTGTCCCGTAGCCGACGTGTGCTTGGTGTGCTGGCCATGTACCGCCAGCAGCGTCACGTTCCGAGGTTGGCCGAACTGGATTTTGTCGATAGTTATGCGCAGATTCTGGGATTGGCGATTGAACGTGAGCAATCGGATGAGCAATTGCATCTGTTACAAAGTGGCGTCTCCAGGCTCAATGATGTTGTCATGATTACCGAGGCACCCATGCATGCGCCCATGCAGCAGAAAATCGTATTCCTCAATGAGGCTTTTGCAAGGATTACCGGTGTGCCTGTTAAGCAATTGCAGGGCACTTCACCATTTGAGCTGTTTCAAGAGGCCACACCAGGGCGTGAGCTAGAGCGCATCAAGAGCGCTTTCCTGCAGATGCAGCCAATCAAGACTGAGGTGGTAGCCATTAACCAGGAAGGCGTTGGCATTTCACTTGAAATGGATGCACTGCCTTTGCATGACAAAGGTGGCCTGGTCACGCACTGGGTGGCTGTGCTGCGTGACATTACCCAGCGCAAGCAGGCCGATGCGCAGATCCGCCAACTGGCCTACTACGACACCATGACTGGCTTACCTAACCGATTGTTGTTGCAGGACAAGTTGTCTTCGCACGTACGCAAAGCCATGCGAAAACAAGTAGGTGGTGCCTTGTTATTTATTGATATCGACAACTTCAAGACACTCAATGATACCTATGGTCATGACGTCGGCGATGCCTTGCTGGTCGAAGTTGCCAAACGTATCAGACAGTCCGTCCGCCGTTTGGACACCGTCAGCAGGTTGGGTGGTGATGAGTTTGTGGTGGTCCTGGATAGCTTGCATTACGATTCAGCACAGGCCGAAAAACAGGCCCGGAGAGTCTGCGAGAAGATTATGGCTGCATTTAAAAAGCCATTCAAACTCAAACATTACCAGCACTACACCACCCCCAGTATTGGTGTGGTGTTATTTGACCCTGAACACCTGAGCCAAACAGACGAATTGCTGCGCCGGGCAGACCTGGCCATGTACAAGGCCAAAGAGGCAGGCAGGAATGGTTTCCGCTTTTTTGACGCGCAAATGGAAACCGAACTCCGTCAGCGGGTGGCGCTGGAAGCTGACTTACATGCAGCCATTGAAAAGCAAGAGTTCACGCTGCATTTCCAGCCACAATACAACCAGGCCCACGAGATTGTAGGTGCTGAAGCACTCGTACGCTGGCAGCATCCTGAGCGTGGATTGATCATGCCAGGGCAATTTATCAGCCTGGCTGAAAGTTCTGGCCAGATTGGAGAACTGGGCCATTGGGTATTAAAGGAGGCCTGCAAAATGCTGCAGCGCTGGTCTACGCATCCGCAATTGCGTCATTTGGTGCTCTCGGTCAATGTGAGTCCCAAACAATACCTGCAGCCCGCCTTTGTCGCTGAGATACAACAAATGCTTGTCGAGACTGGCATTTCACCACAACGCCTCAAACTTGAGCTGACAGAAAGTATGCTGGTAGATAAAGTCGAAGACATTATTGCCAAGATGGCGGCGCTCAGGGAGCTTGGCATTTGCTTTTCGCTGGACGACTTCGGCACGGGATATTCCTCATTGTCTTATCTGAAGCGCTTCCCGTTTGACCAGTTAAAAATCGACCAGTCATTTGTGCGAGATATGCTGAATGGTCATGATCATGAGAGCATTGTGAATGCCATCATTTCGCTGGGTCAGAGTTTGCAACTGGAAATTCTGGCTGAGGGGGTAGAAACAGAAGCGCAGTTAAATGTCCTGAAAGACCTGGGGTGTGAGATATTCCAAGGCTACTACTTTACCCAGCCATTAAGCCTGGAAGCATTCGAGGTATGGATATCGCAGCCAATAAACTCGGCCAAGCATACCGCCACAGCCTAA
- a CDS encoding YiiD C-terminal domain-containing protein, producing MESKVTSLETTFEETLFELIPQTKNFGIQFTEIGETELVVRGSYALNKNHLDIVFGGSIAAISITTAWSLLKHNIQRLGLAGNLVIKQQEIKFLLPVHADFDCIATLPSAETWAQFVADYRDKGRARMTVQARIVCQTKTTSTFEGVFVLYQ from the coding sequence ATGGAAAGTAAAGTGACATCCCTCGAAACGACATTTGAAGAAACGCTGTTTGAGCTGATCCCTCAAACCAAAAATTTTGGCATTCAGTTTACCGAAATAGGCGAGACCGAGTTGGTTGTGCGCGGCTCGTATGCGCTCAATAAAAACCATCTGGATATTGTATTTGGTGGCAGTATTGCCGCCATTTCGATCACCACCGCCTGGTCACTGTTGAAGCACAACATTCAACGGTTAGGCTTGGCAGGAAACCTGGTCATCAAACAGCAGGAGATTAAATTTCTGTTGCCCGTGCATGCCGACTTTGACTGTATCGCCACTTTGCCATCCGCTGAAACATGGGCGCAATTTGTGGCGGATTATCGTGACAAGGGTCGCGCGAGAATGACCGTGCAGGCTCGCATCGTGTGTCAAACCAAAACGACTTCTACGTTTGAAGGGGTGTTTGTGCTTTACCAATAA
- the ada gene encoding bifunctional DNA-binding transcriptional regulator/O6-methylguanine-DNA methyltransferase Ada — protein MNVDAAQTILSDPRWQQVLARDVNADGQFFYAVKTTGIYCRPSCGARQARPENVSFHLTAAAAEAAGFRPCKRCKPNQAGANEYAARVAAACRMIEDAESLPSLAQLAAHAGWSPFHFHRIFKSITGLTPRAYATAIRAQKLRQTLGANMKITDAMYDTGYGSNSRFYASATDILGMKPLQYAKGGVDAQIHFAIAECILGSLLIATSSKGVCAISLGNDPETLLRELQDRFPRADLVGGDRDFESIVASVVGFIETPGPGLALPLDIQGTVFQQKVWQALREIPYGTTVTYSELASRIGAPNAVRAVASACAANTLAVVIPCHRVIRQDGSLSGYRWGIARKKALIEKEAAATAVPPKSSK, from the coding sequence ATGAACGTGGATGCAGCCCAAACAATATTAAGCGATCCGCGTTGGCAGCAGGTGCTGGCGCGTGATGTCAACGCGGATGGGCAATTTTTCTATGCAGTAAAAACGACGGGCATTTATTGTCGCCCTTCGTGTGGTGCCCGTCAGGCCCGCCCGGAGAATGTAAGCTTTCATTTGACCGCTGCTGCTGCCGAAGCTGCAGGATTCCGCCCCTGTAAACGCTGCAAGCCCAACCAGGCCGGGGCAAATGAATATGCAGCCAGGGTGGCAGCCGCTTGCCGGATGATAGAAGACGCAGAATCGCTGCCCAGCTTGGCGCAATTGGCAGCACACGCTGGCTGGAGCCCTTTTCACTTTCACCGTATTTTCAAATCAATCACAGGGCTCACACCTCGAGCCTATGCGACGGCTATCCGGGCACAAAAGCTGCGTCAGACACTGGGGGCAAACATGAAAATTACCGATGCAATGTATGACACTGGCTACGGCTCAAATAGCCGTTTTTACGCATCCGCAACGGATATACTAGGCATGAAACCGTTGCAATACGCTAAAGGAGGTGTAGATGCGCAGATTCATTTTGCCATTGCAGAATGTATATTAGGCAGCCTACTCATCGCCACCAGCAGCAAAGGCGTGTGCGCGATTTCCCTCGGCAATGATCCTGAAACACTTCTGCGCGAACTGCAGGATAGGTTTCCGCGAGCGGACCTGGTTGGTGGAGATCGGGATTTTGAGTCGATCGTGGCAAGTGTCGTTGGTTTTATTGAAACACCTGGGCCAGGGCTGGCCTTGCCACTGGATATCCAGGGTACGGTCTTTCAGCAAAAAGTATGGCAGGCTTTACGCGAGATTCCATACGGCACCACTGTGACTTACAGTGAGCTAGCCAGTCGCATTGGTGCCCCTAATGCAGTGAGGGCGGTTGCCAGCGCCTGTGCAGCCAATACCTTGGCTGTGGTGATTCCCTGCCATCGTGTGATCCGGCAGGATGGCTCATTGTCAGGATATCGGTGGGGAATTGCGCGCAAAAAAGCCTTGATTGAGAAAGAGGCGGCAGCGACCGCTGTCCCGCCCAAGTCATCGAAGTAG
- a CDS encoding alpha/beta fold hydrolase — MKNDILKWMVRPILLGAAMTAFAMPLQAVSAPASNHGALNETTVSYHTEVVEGVKVFYREAGPKNAPTVLLLHGFPTSSHMFRNLIPKLADRYHVIAPDYPGYGQSDQPAMEQFTYSFDHLAAIVDKFTAQIGLTKYAIYVQDYGAPIGYRLASAHPEKVTAIVVQNGNAYNEGIDNPFWDPIKAFWKNKTEANAAKLRPVLELNATKWQYTEGFRDPAHHVSPDTWMLDQAYMDRPGNKDIQIELFYSYGTNPPLYPAWQAYFRQYQPPMLIVWGKNDKIFPAEGATPYLRDLPNAELHLLNTGHFALEEDGEEIGNLMHNFLGRKVQP; from the coding sequence ATGAAAAACGATATTTTAAAATGGATGGTGCGGCCGATCTTACTTGGGGCAGCGATGACCGCGTTTGCAATGCCCCTGCAAGCGGTATCTGCACCTGCATCCAACCACGGTGCTTTAAATGAAACCACGGTTTCTTACCACACTGAAGTGGTTGAGGGCGTCAAGGTATTCTATAGAGAGGCTGGCCCGAAAAATGCACCGACAGTATTGTTACTTCACGGCTTTCCAACCTCGTCACATATGTTCAGGAATTTGATCCCCAAACTGGCTGATCGCTACCATGTGATTGCTCCAGACTATCCTGGCTATGGGCAAAGTGACCAACCCGCTATGGAACAATTCACCTACAGTTTTGATCATCTAGCCGCTATTGTGGACAAATTTACCGCTCAGATTGGGCTGACTAAATATGCCATTTACGTGCAGGATTATGGCGCACCGATAGGTTATCGCCTGGCTTCTGCGCATCCAGAAAAAGTCACTGCCATCGTTGTCCAGAATGGCAATGCGTATAACGAAGGCATTGATAATCCGTTCTGGGATCCGATTAAAGCTTTCTGGAAAAACAAAACTGAAGCCAATGCTGCCAAGCTCCGCCCAGTCCTTGAATTGAATGCGACCAAATGGCAATACACAGAAGGATTTCGTGACCCAGCACACCATGTCAGCCCGGACACCTGGATGCTGGACCAGGCTTATATGGACCGCCCAGGCAATAAAGACATTCAGATAGAACTGTTTTATAGCTATGGCACCAACCCGCCACTCTATCCAGCGTGGCAGGCCTATTTTCGTCAATATCAACCGCCTATGCTGATCGTGTGGGGTAAAAATGACAAAATATTCCCGGCAGAAGGTGCGACCCCTTACTTGCGAGACTTGCCAAATGCCGAACTACATCTTCTCAACACTGGCCACTTTGCCTTAGAAGAGGATGGTGAAGAAATAGGAAACCTGATGCACAACTTCCTGGGTAGAAAAGTGCAGCCTTAA
- a CDS encoding TetR/AcrR family transcriptional regulator, with amino-acid sequence MTTNEPLQRLLLATEKLIYANGINATGMDAIVSESGVARKTIYRNFPTKEALIAEVLRQRDQRWMTWFIDSTRTLTEPRARILGCFDALEAWFSTPDFNGCAFINAAGECGSSSQLIAEVAKEHKVNLERYLEQLAAAYGAAEPQKIASELLLLIEGAITVAKVMGDKMAASTGKQLAERLFLQSIEM; translated from the coding sequence ATGACAACCAATGAACCCCTGCAACGATTATTATTGGCGACCGAGAAACTGATTTATGCAAATGGCATCAACGCGACTGGCATGGATGCTATCGTCAGTGAATCCGGTGTAGCCCGTAAAACGATTTACCGTAATTTCCCCACCAAGGAAGCGCTGATCGCTGAGGTATTGAGGCAACGGGATCAGCGGTGGATGACATGGTTTATTGACTCCACGCGCACGCTGACAGAGCCTAGAGCCCGAATTCTTGGCTGTTTCGATGCTTTGGAAGCATGGTTCTCCACCCCTGATTTTAACGGCTGTGCGTTCATTAACGCCGCTGGCGAATGTGGCAGCAGCAGCCAATTGATTGCTGAGGTCGCCAAAGAGCATAAGGTCAATTTAGAACGTTATTTGGAACAGCTGGCTGCGGCTTATGGCGCCGCCGAGCCTCAAAAAATAGCCTCAGAGTTATTACTCTTGATAGAAGGCGCAATCACCGTGGCCAAAGTGATGGGGGATAAAATGGCGGCGAGTACTGGAAAACAGTTGGCTGAGCGCTTATTTTTGCAATCAATAGAAATGTAA
- a CDS encoding DUF1348 family protein — translation MTTIQASRPPLPPFTRETAIQKVRLAEDGWNSRDAAKVAMAYSIDTHWRNRSEFIKGREQAQRFLERKWNKEHEYRLIKELWAFDGNRIAVRYAYEWKDDSGNWFRSYGNENWEFNPDGLMVNRYASLNDVPIKESERLFHWPLGRRPDDHPGLSELGL, via the coding sequence ATGACTACTATACAAGCCAGCAGGCCACCGCTGCCTCCATTTACCCGAGAAACTGCCATCCAGAAAGTCAGGTTGGCCGAAGATGGCTGGAACAGCCGTGACGCGGCAAAAGTGGCCATGGCCTACTCCATAGATACCCATTGGCGAAACCGGTCTGAATTCATCAAAGGGCGTGAGCAAGCTCAAAGATTTCTTGAACGCAAATGGAACAAGGAACATGAATATCGGCTGATTAAAGAGTTGTGGGCGTTTGATGGCAACCGGATTGCCGTCAGGTATGCCTACGAGTGGAAGGATGATTCTGGAAACTGGTTCCGTTCTTATGGCAACGAAAACTGGGAATTCAACCCGGATGGACTGATGGTCAACCGCTACGCATCCTTAAATGATGTGCCGATTAAAGAGAGTGAGCGCTTATTCCACTGGCCGCTGGGAAGACGTCCGGATGACCATCCCGGCTTGTCTGAATTAGGGTTATAA